Proteins found in one Oncorhynchus gorbuscha isolate QuinsamMale2020 ecotype Even-year linkage group LG15, OgorEven_v1.0, whole genome shotgun sequence genomic segment:
- the tp53inp1 gene encoding tumor protein p53-inducible nuclear protein 1, translating to MFQRLTSVLFGDNVEEVSGGGPGEQGFGQKEEDEEWILVDYLAEACSSPCGDGLSEVDLTSEEEEDLVVVPSPIASSPIRYASCSSLDSTADIEDGGPEEEEGGFQCLEACSLEESWFVTPPPCFSGGRRGKPMVLETSPLENLLIEHPSMSVYTTHCPPRISLNLPLSLNLNLCLPLVDVPAAVVKEPGRRSLDIPCHRPEMVVQRRAGLHAGCYAAAITARASGLLDQVQQHGRLAQRVRGAAQHQLLSRNALRRLNLLRTRGAKQAKTTTTYLHQPGQRHLNY from the exons ATGTTCCAGAGGCTCACCAGTGTCCTGTTCGGGGACAATGTGGAGGAGGTGAGTGGGGGAGGCCCTGGAGAACAGGGCTTTGGCCagaaggaggaggatgaagagtgGATCCTGGTGGACTATCTGG CCGAGGCCTGCTCTAGCCCCTGTGGTGATGGCCTGTCTGAGGTGGACCTGacttcagaggaggaggaggaccttgTGGTCGTCCCCTCTCCCATCGCCAGCTCCCCCATCCGCTATGCCTCCTGCTCCTCCCTGGACTCCACCGCCGACATCGAGGATGGGGGTcccgaggaggaagaggggggtttCCAGTGCCTGGAGGCCTGTTCTCTAGAGGAGAGCTGGTTCGTCACTCCCCCACCCTGCTTCAGCGGGGGGAGGAGGGGCAAGCCTATGGTACTAGAGACCAGTCCCCTGGAGAACCTGCTGATAGAACACCCCAGCATGTCTGTGTACACCACCCACTGTCCCCCACGAATCTCCCtcaacctccccctctccctcaacctcAATCTCTGCCTCCCCCTTGTTGACGTACCTGCCGCCGTAGTCAAGGAGCCGGGTCGACGTTCGCTTGACATCCCCTGCCACAG GCCAGAGATGGTAGTGCAGCGCAGAGCCGGGCTCCATGCTGGCTGCTATGCAGCAGCCATCACAGCCCGGGCCTCAGGCCTCCTAGACCAGGTCCAGCAGCACGGGCGCCTGGCCCAAAGGGTACGTGGCGCCGCCCAGCACCAACTCCTCTCCCGCAACGCCCTACGCCGCCTCAACCTGCTGCGTACTAGAGGGGCCAAGCAGGCCAAGACCACCACCACCTATCTACACCAGCCTGGCCAGAGGCACCTCAACTACTGA